One region of Exiguobacterium acetylicum genomic DNA includes:
- the fliI gene encoding flagellar protein export ATPase FliI — translation MFNVNAIQAAVREIRPEELVQHSGKVVQVIGLMIESRGPTAVAIGERCLIQIQQRQTIEAEVVGFREGHVLLMPYGETTSIAPGSIVLATGKPLHVPVGDELIGKVLDGLGRPLDGESLENFRTTSIVRKPPSPLERPRISDVLSTGIRAIDGLLTVGQGQRVGLFAGSGVGKSTLLGMIAKRSTADINVIALIGERGREVKEFVEAELGEEGMKRSILVVATSDQPPLVRLKGAYTATAIAEYFRDQGKNVVLMMDSVTRFAMAQREIGLATGEPPASKGYTPSVFALLPQLLERSGKTQDGSITAFYTVLVDGDDMNEPIADAVRGILDGHFVLDRNLANKGQFPAIHVLRSISRVMNQITTAEQKTAAVAFRQLLSTYLDSEDLINIGAYKKGTNPEIDRAVDKYPELIRFLKQQIHEDSDFEKACQQLMTTIQ, via the coding sequence ATGTTTAACGTAAATGCGATTCAAGCCGCCGTGCGAGAAATTCGTCCGGAAGAACTCGTTCAGCATTCCGGAAAGGTCGTACAAGTGATTGGATTGATGATTGAATCACGCGGACCAACGGCTGTCGCAATCGGCGAGCGTTGTTTGATCCAAATTCAACAACGGCAGACGATTGAAGCGGAAGTCGTCGGTTTTAGAGAGGGTCACGTCCTACTCATGCCGTACGGTGAGACGACATCGATTGCTCCAGGCTCGATTGTTCTTGCAACAGGAAAACCACTCCATGTTCCTGTAGGCGATGAACTGATTGGTAAGGTGCTTGATGGTCTAGGGAGACCGCTTGACGGAGAGTCATTAGAAAATTTCCGTACGACATCAATTGTTCGCAAACCACCAAGTCCGTTAGAGCGTCCTCGTATCAGTGATGTTCTCTCGACGGGCATTCGTGCCATCGATGGGCTACTAACGGTCGGTCAAGGACAACGTGTTGGTTTGTTTGCAGGATCTGGTGTTGGGAAGTCGACATTACTCGGTATGATTGCAAAACGATCGACAGCAGACATCAACGTCATCGCCTTGATTGGTGAACGCGGACGTGAAGTGAAGGAATTCGTAGAGGCTGAGCTTGGCGAAGAGGGGATGAAACGCTCCATCTTAGTCGTAGCGACGAGTGATCAACCGCCACTTGTTCGTTTAAAAGGAGCCTATACGGCAACAGCCATCGCTGAATACTTTCGAGATCAAGGAAAGAATGTGGTCTTGATGATGGATTCCGTCACACGGTTTGCGATGGCACAGCGAGAAATCGGTCTTGCGACAGGCGAACCACCTGCGTCAAAAGGATATACGCCAAGCGTATTTGCTCTTCTTCCTCAATTGCTTGAACGTAGCGGGAAGACACAAGACGGCTCGATCACGGCTTTTTATACCGTACTCGTCGATGGAGACGATATGAATGAACCGATTGCTGATGCTGTACGAGGAATCTTAGATGGTCATTTCGTTCTTGATCGTAATCTTGCGAACAAAGGACAGTTTCCAGCGATTCATGTCTTACGATCCATCAGTCGTGTCATGAATCAAATCACGACTGCTGAACAAAAGACAGCTGCCGTAGCATTTCGACAGCTGTTATCGACGTATCTTGATTCGGAAGACTTAATCAATATCGGCGCCTACAAAAAAGGGACGAATCCGGAAATTGATCGTGCCGTCGATAAATATCCGGAGCTGATCCGTTTCTTAAAACAACAAATCCATGAAGACAGTGACTTCGAGAAAGCTTGTCAGCAGCTCATGACAACGATTCAGTAA